ACGCACTCATGTTTTGATGACTCACATATTGGGATAGAACTGGCTATCCGACCCGCATATCACTTTTAATTCGCTGGGGCACGTTATTGACGCGACGTTGGTACAGAAGAGATTAAACATCATGTCGCCTGAGGAGTCAGTGGTGTGGGATACTGTGGACAGAGTTGTGTTGGAGACTGTGGCCGGCGTTGTGTTGGAGACTGACGTTGTGATTGAAACGGCGATGTGAGGACATGCGCCGTGgcttttcaatgttattttatggTCTTTAAAATTAAGCGTCTCGCAGACTGCGTGGGTGAAACGACAGCTGTAAGGACATGCAGTTGGTCAAAAGAATTTTCATAGCGCATAGTCTGTTTGGCTCTAACATAATAAATGTATCGTTAAACACTGTGTTAAACACTGAATAAGCTGCATAAATTATGAACATTAAACGATTGGTTTTGATGCTAGATGTGCATCGTTACTTCAGTTTGTGTCCGATTCTCTGTCCAAACATCGTGATTATTTTTATTCTATTCATATTGATAGTACAACatatacaatcacaacatacTTACTGGTTGTCATAGGTTATCCCATTGGAGCCGCACACTTGCTCATCGCCGTTAGTCACGTGGGTAGCGCAGTCGACCAATAGGAGCGCAAGACACAGCGCGTCGTTATAGTGGACGTCGAGATTCATTATGGCGGCGTCTACTTCCCCACCGCCAGAAGTAGGCTTGAGAGTGATGTGGGGCTGGTGGGTAGGGATTGCTCCCATAACAACGACTGCAATTACAGCGtatgttttcaatcaacaatGTAGGAAAGTGATTATTCCGTTTTGTTCCAGACTTTACATGAAGGACATGTTGTATGATCATCTGCGCAGTCAGTCATGCAGAACGAGTAGCAGCAAATTTAATTTTCCCAAAAATCATACCTATGGTTCAAATAAATGAGATGTCGGAATACTGAAATGCACAAAATATGTTACCTTTTTTCCGCCGTACCTTTTATCGCAAATAAGCTAAAAGCATACTTGCAAAACTTTATGCGCCGCATGTTTAGAGCTACCTTCTTATAACAGTGACAGATAATTATAGAGCAGGGGGTGCAACACTCCTGAATGCACAAAGACCAGTGGCATTGAACGTTTGATGCAACAATAACATGTTCAAATAACGTGTGTCTTGGTAAATTGTCGAGCGGCATTTATCTTTGTCGAGCGTTCGTTTCGTGTGTAGCGATGTTTTGTCATGCGTAAACTACAAAGGGCGACACCCGACATTAAACATATGTTTTGCACACAATAATGTctagaaatttattttaaacatgattttagtcatcaatgtaaaataaatttagtttaataTTGACATTGTGCTTAGTAAGATCAATGTTCATATTCACGAAAACGCGATTAAAAGATTGCTTGTTTCAACAAtaatgtcaaaaaaataatattgaagcaataatattcaaaaataatataacGTACCGGCAATCTGCAGTAATAGCAGAACATCAAGCGATGGCATATTGTTAGCGATTCAGTTTGTGTTTCAGTGAAATCGGAACGATCTCAAAATGTTCTTATCTTTAATAACGACCCACGTGCCGAAATTCGTTTGGATGTTGATAACTTGTTCCATGACCGATGTGCATTGAACGCTAGAAATTTATAGCTATGTATTTATAGCTAGATGGTTGATTAAATTGATGCTCCTTCACTTGTTGCAATTTTAAATACGTATTCCGATTATAGTTTCGAACTGATTTGAATGCTTTATTGTGAGGCCTTGTCTATGTGAAACCGATACAGGCATttgaataatatatttgtatGGCATGGTGTGATCAATCGTTTCTAAAATGAAACATTAGGCTTATGGTGAATATGTTTACTGTATTATCGAGCTCAATTATTCAGTACGAGATACAACTAAGTATAAAACCTTAACACAAGGCTTTCGAGGAATGGAATATTATTGAAGCCACATtgatactcaaaatcaacgaatttttCTTAAAATAGTTTGTTACATAAAGTCAACACATAAACAATTAGTGTTCTTTATAGCATTATCCACAATTTCAActctagatgtggtctggtattAAAGAtgtaacgagatacaaaatgttcgtttttatttttgtgttaaaatatatttaataagaatttcccgcgacgatatccgaacatttacacgCACACGCGTGATTGGCTCCGGGCCAATCAAAAAGTTCGATGATTTTGAGCATTTTAGGGGGCTTAAATACTTAAAGCCGAGTTACACAAATTTCGAATCTAGGTCGTTATCACCGTTATTATTGCTAGATGGCTTTAATGATATTGATATTAATatgttgaatttaatttaatttgtatgtgCAGATGACAGTGAAGTTAGGTGTAAATATGGAAGAAATGCAAAaagtcaatattttaaaacaaaaacagcccagtatttttttatatttattttatattataacaaggcgttttaaatactttttttacaaattcaTTTAAATGATCTAATAATATTTAAGTGTCCACAAGATaaactattaaataaaaaaagatttatttgcATGTAGAAAACATTAGAATACACCTGAATTCAGAGCTGTTAGTCTATATAAGCGAGATGATTGACATGGTATTTTTCATACGACGTGTCATCATGTTAAACCTTCCCATAGAAATAGCGTTATATTTCTCAGTTCTTCCTATAGATCATAACATTCCGCTTtcagttttaatataaaaagtattCAAATTAACTTGAGTTCTATAtaccagttaaaaaaaaatcaaataagagTTCTGCTcgcagataagtgcatatacatCAGGATATGTATACACAAAATCTAAGTGTCATAATtgatttttaagttaaaataccACTTTTACTTTAAGGGTTAGATTTACTTTGATTGTAGTAAATATGTATTAATGATTACACGTTATCATACAAATATATGTGTTGcgatgtttaaaacaaatgaaaaataacTCGTACGTTTTACCAATTTTTATCGCATTGTTTTGATGAAACTTATTTTTTgtcatgtaaaatgttttattaacaattaagcacaaacatgtttaaaaactAATTATTTCACTCAAAAGTTGCCTAAATAAGTtccattttgtaataaaacaagaaacatatTCAGTGTGTATTGCCAGATTAACATGTGCTCATTAAACATCAATTTAACGTGAACTAAGTCCCAACGTGTTGACGTCACATGTGttgaatacatgtacaagtgTGCATAAAAAACAATCCCGACAGTTGTTTGCAGACGTTCAACCTGTCCACAATGAAAGCAAATaagaaatgtaatatttaaacGTTAAAAAAACATCCAACGCgaaattgtatttaaagaaaatataaaaaataatcacaTTAATATGACATTGTTATGACATTATTTAATAAAGGTTCAATTCATATTAAGTTTTGAGGGAATTATATCGTACTCTTCTTTTGAGAATTTCGTGAGTGTGTGTGTCGGGTTCAAAAGCTTCATCATATCTACTATGCAccttataaaattaaatacaaatgggCGGTAATAACATACCTAATTGCAAGGGAAAACACCCATACGCTGCTTTACTAACCtaacataaatatataagcaTTACTCAATACGGGGACTTGCCGAGTTAAACAACAGACATGAGCCAAACGTTGATTTGTAAAAAGGTCGTGGTTGTGTATGTGTAATGTTATATCTTTATTTGCACTGTAAAACTTGATAGCATTGTTATTGGGCACAACTTTATTCTTCCATAAGTATGGTCAGCAAACAGCGTAATACATGCACTCGAAAGGCCTTTATTGACTCATATCCTGTATCACATGCATTTTCTAGATGCAATGTATCACCCCAATATAAGGCCCCTGTGCTACGAGTAGAATAATAACACCCgtgattaaagggatcttttcacgctttggtaaattgacaaaattgaaaaaagttgtttcagattcgcaaattttcgttttagttatgatatttgtgaggaaacagtaatactgaacatttaccatggtctaatatagccattatatgcatcttttgacgattttaaaacctacaaattataaagcgttgcaacgcgaaacgattgaataatttggagagttctgtttttgtcgctaaattttgtgaaactacgaagattgcttatataaagtataaaatacgtcacatgtgtgtactcggcggaatagctcagtaggctaaagcgtttttacttcaggactctggcaggactccaggggtcactggttcgaaacctggtccgggcaatgttcttttcctttttttaaatatattcttgattttttactggagcttttacgatccaatgtttacatttatcgatataaagcattaaatgaataagttaaaaaatgccaaaatctgtgaaaaggcccctttaaggttatttaaaagaaatagttTTCATAATTACATCTTTGTTTTAGTTGAATCTGGCAAGTGAATCGTCGGTAAAATACCGATTGCATCGCGGTGATGCTTCCTTACACGAAACATATAGTTGACATGCATCTTGACTTTTCAATACTAATGAAGATATTTACAAAAGAAAAAACCACTTCGTTAATTATAACAAACTGGCTGTGTATGTTATTTACAATTCCATTTATAGACAAAGAATAAATAACGCATTAAAGTAACAATTTTGTTTGTTCCTCTGTCGATGTGTAATGGAAGTTGTGGTGAATATTAATGATTCTTATTCATCTTTCATGGAGATACAATTCTGACTGGGCAACTTTATAATCGTGGTGCTTTATCGCGCAAACTGTACAAGACAACGCTGATCGTGCGACATACGCAAAAAATACCCTGGAATGTACTGTACATGCcaatattataaaacaagatGTAGAAACGACTATTTTGTATAGATTTAACACTCAAAAcatagtatatatagtatatacgCAAACCATAAAATATCACATCATCTTGCAAACACTCTGCTGTTTGAAGCGTTCTTTTCACTACCGATAATCCGCATGTTCACCAACTGCTCCTGCCGAGTCTGATTTAGCAAACTCTACAGCTTTCTGATACAGCAAATTCTAGAGCCACGGCGCCTGGTGCCGCTCTGGCACCAATGAGATGACTAAAGTGTGAGTAAGAAAGTTTACTCTCAAGTGCATCTGTCATTTCTTCTAGTTGACCAACAACAGTTTTTTAACTATGGTTTTCTCTGCAGTATTTTTCCATAACAGACTTGTGAATGTCCAAGTGTTTGTTTGTATACACTGATGGCAGATTTTCCAAATGTCGACGAAATTTGAGAAAATTAAAGTACTTTTTGATCCCCATTACTCGGTTTCAACATAATTCCATGAGCCGTTTCACGTTTGATGACATCAACAACTGCTCATACTAATATGTGTCATAGAAATGATCTCCAAATGTTACCAGTataataaaatgtcaaataacATTGTTgccaaatattatttaaaaaaaaatcaaagtatttGTTCCATCAGTGGCTAATGTATATTCATTGAGTACCAGTATGAATACATTTAGTTATGTGTTTTGTGCAACATCAATGAGCTGCAAGGCTAAGTGGGAAATATTTCCGCAATCAAACACGCCTAGCGTGTCGATTATTGTTAAATCCACGTTAAATTATCAGTTTTTGGTTAACGCCTTGCAGTATATAATTTTCTTGTAACTGTCTTATTTCCACACGTGAAATATTTACGACCAGGGTATTGTCAGCTGCACACTTTTCAATTCCAGTTTTTCCCAAAAGTATTACTGTCCTCTGCCATACCTCATATCCCAATCGTGTTAAACCATTCCTTATCTGTTATCAAACAGAGCGTATTATTATCGTAGGTAACATACTTTAACTGACACTATGAGTCTGGACTATTCAGTTGAAGTATTTATACTTGCAAATCTATATTTTATTCTCAGTTTATTCCTCAAACAGATTTAGACACTCAACACacattgaaattttacaaaagaATTATTTGGAAAGTATTCATCTTTCATGAATTAATAATTGTGAAATAACACATTCCAATGAATATACACGAAGGAGCCATACTATCGGAATTCAAAAAGTACACAGAGGTGGCATATTgaaaaatttatttaatataccGTAAACACTATGAACTATTTAAGTTGGCCAATTACGCTGTGATGTTTCCGCACAGGGATTACATATACTCTAATTGGAATTTAAGGATGTGATAAAGTTTCTCAGTAACCAAGTTACTTATAAAATTCTATATGTATAAAATAGAAAAAAGCAACATAGAACCGGTATATAAGGATTTATGTGCCGACCTGTGTAAGCAACATCATGTCAAATGATATATGTACGTGTGCAATTCTGTACTTTACCTTTGTCTTACTGAACCCAAAATCTATCTGGGCTTTTTCTTAAAAATCATCAATACAGATGTGAAATACAAACAACTATACAACGAATAATTTTCAAGATATGAATcggaaacaattttttaaataagttcCTCACCCAGTGGTCTGGACCTGAGACTTCTTGTGAAATATAAACGCTCTACAATAAATTCAGGGAGACTAAATATGCATGAATTTTACTATGCATGTAGCTCTCTATCTGTACACGTGCGAGTTTTATAATAGAATCAAATGTCcatttataacaaaacataaacaacttTAAAAATGTTCGAGATACTTGACATCTAGAGAGCATGTTGctcacaatataaagaagtgaaactccagttgctccaGCAGTAATGCATGACCATTATACACAcgttcgtggtcctttatttatggcaagtaacCAATTGCCAAACCATGTACACACATAGCAAGCGATATACGACTTGTATAAACAGGTGAATATCCCAAAATCATTACACGCACAGAATACTCGTTTTAATTGACTAAGCGACATAAATGGTGAACGAGTATGTTTAATGGACCCACAAAGACTTACGAGAATCTTTTGTGATTACATATATTATCAAGTACCGTGATTTTGGCGATACCGTGGTACCTTGGATATCCAGTATATATCGTATGTATAAGTACCCTATGTGTCACAGTTTTAGTCTGACT
This is a stretch of genomic DNA from Dreissena polymorpha isolate Duluth1 chromosome 7, UMN_Dpol_1.0, whole genome shotgun sequence. It encodes these proteins:
- the LOC127837389 gene encoding uncharacterized protein LOC127837389, encoding MPSLDVLLLLQIAVVVMGAIPTHQPHITLKPTSGGGEVDAAIMNLDVHYNDALCLALLLVDCATHVTNGDEQVCGSNGITYDNHCRFTHAVCETLNFKDHKITLKSHGACPHIAVSITTSVSNTTPATVSNTTLSTVSHTTDSSGDMMFNLFCTNVASITCPSELKVICGSDSQFYPNMCVFTKERCKNTSLTISQDPNRC